AAGCGCAATGCCGACAGCATGGCGGGATTGTGCGTGACGACCTTTCCGCCTTCTTtcggcggctgctgctgctgcttggacTTCTTGTGAGAGCCGGCCGGGACGCGCTGCACGCGGAATTTTCGGTTTGGCGGCGAGTCTGGCTCCTCGCGGAAATACTTCTGCTTGGGCGTGGCGGGCTCCACGCGCATAATGCCCGAGCGTGTCTTAACCAGCTCGATGAGCGGCTCTGGAGCATCGTCCATGGTAACAGTCACGTAGCCAGCATTGGTTTTGATGCGGTTGACGACTGTCGACTTGTTGTGGTTCTCCTCATCGGAGCTTTTTACTGGTGACACCAGCTGTGTCTTCAGCAAagccttcttctgcttctTAGTCCCCTTTGCCGGTTTTTTAGCTTCCATCGGCGGCTGCGGTGACAATTTGCGGAGCAACGAACGCGGCTGTGGAGGAATGGTCGATGCTCATTAGTATCTAAAGGCCTGTAGGAGGTTCCCAACTTGATTCTCACCTCTTTAATGGCCACTGGCTGCGGCGCCAACAAGTTAACGGCGTGACTGACAGCGTTACGGGCTGCCTGCAGACGCTTCAATTCCTTCTTGAGCGGCAGCGGTTTGGTGGCCTCACGAATGTCTGTGTCAGTCGAGTCGACCGATTTAAAAACAGCCTCCGAAACAGTTGGTTTTGGTTTGTTATGTTTCCTGCCCGCTGCAACTTGCTGTTGAGGATGTGGAGAAGAAGGAGTAAGTTTCAGAGGAAATGAAAGAAAATGCAGCCTTACCAGTTTCTTTTGTTCCAGCTTGGCCTCGTTGGCTCTCTGTAGGATGGAGGCGCAAACGTCCAAATAGTGGTCAGTATTCTTCGACCACTTTTCAAAAGTCTGAGTCTTCTCTGCTTCCTTCTTCGATGGATCCTCTGTCGATGGCATCTCCTCATCCATCTCTTGATCTTTGGGCTGTTGCAGCCCCTCCGACTGTTCTTCCTGCTTCTTAGGGGACTCCTCTTTGGGTATGTCAGGCGACTCTGCGGGAGGCATGTCCTCTTCCATTGATCCCGATGACTCATCGTGCTCGTTTTTGGCCCGTTTGTGCTCCTGACGAACTTCCATGACCTCCAGTTCCTCGGCCGCGCCTGAGAAACTCTTGGACAGGCGTTTGCGCTTTGCCTGATGAACCTTGCGCTCGGCCATCATTTCGACAAAGGACTGAGAGGGACAGAAGTCCCGCTCACTGCGACGCTGCAGCTTGGGCTCCTTGGCGGCCATTTCGGGGCTGGGCATGTACAGCGATTGACGGCGTGACTTCTGGAGCGGATTGAACATAGTTTTGAGATGCGTCAGGTCGCTGGAGGCCAGTTCGGCCAAGAGGGCTTCTTCGTCGTTGACCTTTTGCTTCTGGTGTGCAATGGATGAGAATTTGTTGCTTGAAGAAGGctcttcgtcttcgtcttcgtcctcGTTCTCGGCATCGTTATCGTTATCATTGTCGTTTTGCTCTTCCCCAACGTCTTCGTCGGAGTCTAATACTTCATAGATACTCTTGTTGGTTGCCGCTGTTTGTGGATCATCTTTGTTGTCAGATTCAGAGTCCACATCCATGATAGTCATGTCCAGGCGTGAAGCTGTCTTGTTCAAGCACTCCGACTTGTTGATCTCGTTAAGGAAGAGTTTGCGCGAGTTCTCGAGCTCTGTTTCAGAGGTCGAATAATGCTCCTGGCTGCCAATTAAGTTCTGGGCGGCTTCGCTCAGTTTGCTGGCATTGGAAGAGCAGTTGCTCTGATTTGTTGGCCTCTCCGAGTGCTTCTCCTCTTCATCTTCCTGACGCTGCTGATTTTCCCCGttctccttttcttcctccTGCTTGTTCTCTGCCTGCTCCTCTTCATCGCTGGAATCCATAACTATGATGCGGGCACGGTGTTTCTTGCCCTTCGGAGACATCTCTTCGAGGGACTCAGCCTCCAGCTCATTGGAGGAGTAACGTAGCTCTACAACGTCAGAAGTATCCGACACAATAAAGGAATCATTGCTAATGGACTCGTCCTCGTAGGACCCATCGGTGTCTTGGCTGCCCACGGATTCGCCTTCGTCGACAATCTCATTTTCCTCGATCTCGCGTTGCTCCGAGCAGTCCATCGAGTCACCCGACTTGTAATCAGCAGGCGCTTCCTCCGCCTCGTTTTCAACGAATTCGCACAAGAATTCTTCCtcatcatcctcatcctcatcgtcGCTGTTCAGGCGGAGTCCGCTTGAAACCTTCTTGGGGGGCGTGGGCTGGGGTTTGGCCTTGGCAGCCTTCTTTAAATCTTTTTCTCTGTTTTCGGCCTCCACCTGGGCCCAAGGCTTAAGGCAATCAATGCGAGCCGGGGCCGGCTTCAACAGGCTAATGGAAGCCTCTCGGTCGTCGCTCTGTAAGGGTGTGGAGCTGTTGCGTGCCTTTATAGAGGCCACCTTCAGAGGGGTCTCCGTCTTCAGAGGAGTATATTTCTTCAGAGGGGTCTCCATCTTCCGAAGAGTACCTGACTGCAAAGGGGTATCCATCTTCAGATGAGTATCTTTCATCAAAGAGGTATCCGTCTTCAGAGGAGTATCTTTCTTCAGAGGAGTATCTGTCTTCGAAGGTGTATCCGCCTTCCGACGAGTAACTGTCTTTAAAGGGGTATCTTTCATCAAAGGGGTATCCGTCTTCAGAGGAGTATCTTTCTTCAGAGGGGTCTCCATCTTCAGAGGAGTACGTATCTTCGAAGGGGTATCCGTCTTCAGAGAATTATCTTTCATCAAAGGGGTATCTGCCTTCAAAGGGGTCTCCGTTTTCAGGGGAGTATCTGTCTTCAGAAGCTTATGGGCCCTCATTACCGATTTCTCCAACAAGAAAGAAGATGGGTTCTTGTTACGGGACGGAGTCTTCGGGAACTTAACCTTTTCGTCATCAGCGTCTTCCGAGTCGCTATCGAAGGCTACAGACTTTTTGGAATCCACGCTGCCCGATGCCACTAGGCGCGTCTTGATGCCAGGGGTCAGATCTGGCAGCTGAACGTTGTCGATGATCTTCATTCCGATGCTTGGACGATTCCACTGGGGcttctcctcctcgtcctcagCCATCACTTCAAGCACTTCAGAGGAGTCCAGAGATTTATGTGGCAAATCTTTATCTTTATCTGGAATTTCAAGGTCTTCGTCCACTTCCATGGCCATGTCCTTGAAAGTCGAATTGTTGTTATTTTCAATTGGCTCCAAATCGGGCGGCTGCATTTCATCTCGTGGCTCCAAATCGGGAGGCTGCATTTCATCTCGTGGCTCATCCTCCATTGCCAACTTCTTGAGGGCTGAGGTGCTGCTGTTTTGTGGTTCTGGATCTGGTGAGGCTGGAGATTCCATGGGCAACGTGGTGCTATTTTCTGGCTCTGGATCTGGTGAGGCTGAAGATTCAAAAACTTCGTCTGAAGTAATCGATTTGGAATCCGCCTCAATCTCGACCTCAGCGTTTTGCTCTTTGTCTGCCCATCCGCTGTTCTGCTGCTCATCTGGGATTTCGAATGTTTCTATGTCTTTGTCGACTTCCTCCAATAAATCTATTGTGGAACGTCTCTTCGCTTTCACTTCCTCGGCAGCTTGCTTGGTTTCTGCCTTGGACATTTCATCTGCAAGTGACTCAACCTGTGCTTCCATTTTCTGTGGAGAGCCGCTGGTCCCCTGCGTCATATCCTCCGAAACGCTTTCTGTAGACTCCGACTCTAGCGATTTCGTGAGAGTTTCCGACACCCATGATACATCCTTATCTTTTTCAGCGGCAGCTACAGCCGGCGTCGAAAGATTCTCGACCCTAGCTGGCAACTTTGATCGGCCGCGGCTCAAATGTTTATTCTTGTTGTCTGTTGGCGACACATTTTCGAAATCAACAACTGCTTTCGCCCCAATTGGCTGTTCTTCGACGGAAAGGCTCGGATCGGATTGCAGTTTCTCATCCAAAACCGGCTGTGGTGTGTTATTGGCTGAACGGTAGGCAGCTGGAGGGGTCTGCGACATGGAACGCGTGACCCGTTTCTCGTCTGTTGGCGAAGACTGCGCCAGTGCGAAGCTCGAGTTTTTGGATCGAGTCTGTTCTTCATCTTCTGGCTCAAGTTCCTCTTTTACGGGCAACTGCTTGCGCACAGATCGAGTCGCCTTGGCTGGGGTGCGAGCCGTTCTCTTAACAGACGCCGGAGTGATCGGCTCCGGAGTTTCACCGCGTACCAACGAAGCACGCGTGGTTCGGGTGGGAGTAGGCCCTTCTGTGGCGGAATTCAATCGTGTTCTGCGTGTGGGGCGAGGCGAGGCTGTGCCTTAAAGGTGCGAACAGGATGTCTAAGCTACGGGAAATGTTCGTCAATTCTCACACTTACCACGATCGGATGCCGTGTCCAGCAACGGTGTTCCGGGGCGACTGTCAGTGTCCAGAGCAGACAAGCGGCGTGTGCGCGCACGGGTCACTAGAGGGAAGTAGGATTTCGAAGTATTATAATTGGAAGAATCTGCCAAGGAACGTGTTTATTTGCTGCAGGTGAGCCACATGCAGGCCTGCAATGCCGCCGAAAATGGCTACCGGTCCCGTTGCTTTAAAACATATCAAACGGTGTTGGCATTTCCTCACACAACAGAACCGCTGTCTGATTAGAACTCAGGTTTGTCAATTGTAAAACATGTTACCACTTACCTCGCACTCCCTCTTTTTTCTCCATAATGTCTTCCATTGGCCGGCGACGCTAAGTTGGGATAATAAATTTAAGAAGGCCTACTTTAATTGCAATTACTAACAAAATCTAACAAAAACGATGCCGCGCGGACGCTTGCTGGTGACAAAATGTACATGTGCCGACTGAAGGAATTTGGCCACACTACGCGCATTTCGATGCTGCGGCGTTAAATTTGAAAAGAGATTTAAATGTTAACACGTTTACCACTAAGGTGACGAGCGACTGTCGCCTTAAGCGACTGAGCAACGTTCGCTCACCTGCTTCCTGCAGAACTCCATCTTCAACTTCAGAACTTACTTTTATGGATTACGTTTTCCgccaaaacgtttcgttttTAAGGGACAAAATTAACATGTGcgccctcagaaatatactgTCTcgttttcaaaatataccgtaaatataccgataaAAAAAGGATTTTGGCCACACTACATGCATTTAGATCGCATCAATGCTGCGGCCGTTAAGTTTGAAGAGATTTAAATGGTGTGATGGTGTAAAGTGGCTAAGGCCTTAATCAACTGAGCGACGGTCGCTCACCTACTTTCTGATCAACTATTTCGCTTATAACAATTTATAATTACCAAATTGATCGTAATTTGTGCTTTTCACGCTTTTAACTCTAATTCACTTCCACGAGGACAGTAATTTTTAAGCAACCGGATTTATTTTGTATTCTGTACTTCCCGAACTTTTAAATAAGACTgtttttaaaatatttctgACTTAACATTTAAAACATATTTTGCTTGGCCAAGTCTGGATTAAACTGACTATTGTACTTCTGAACAATCTTTGGCGTTGGCGCCGGCGTGCTGGCTGCAATGGCGGGCACCGCAGCTTTTGGTAGTGCAAACAAGGCCTCGGATCGTTGCCGCTCAGAAGCTTCCCGACGCAGTCGCTCCTTGCGCAGCCTCTCCAGCTTCTCCCGCTTGTGCCGCTCCGCAGCCAGGGCCAATTCTTTCGACTCCTTTACACTTTTGTGGCTTTTCTGTTTCTTGTTCTTATGTTTTTTGCTCTCCTTGCTGCCTTTTTTATCCTTCCTGCCCTTTTTCGATTTGTGGGCTGAATGTGTGGGAGAGCGTTCCGCCAGAGAATTCGGGGtcggcgacggcgacgacgTTCGTTCTGCTTTTCTTTTGGGAGCTCGTTTCGGCGCTTTCTTCTCCGGTGGTATCAGGGCATTTATCAGTGTAAGCGGGTCGTGGGATAGCTTCTGCTTGAGGTGAATTTCAGTGGCAGTGTGGTCTTCGCGCCTTGGCCGCTTGGGAGCCACCTCGTACCAACTGCGAGTTTTCAGTGCCTCGTTGGTGTCTTGGCCCAGATACGTGAGGTATCCAATCTGCTTCTCATACTTTTCCTGCTCCTCCTTTTGCTCCTTTTCCAGATCCTTATTTGTGGTCTTCACGTGTGTCTTGTAGTCCGCAAACAGATCCACGCCACTCGATTCGCCAGGGGTGGGGGCGGCTGCATCTTCGGACCGGACGGGAACTGTGGCTTTCTCCGGGAGACCCGATTGGCGGCGCAGGAAATTGATGCGGGCCTCGCTTTCCTAAATGATCGGATGATTTAATTTATATGAACAAGGCCATATAACCGACTACTTACAGCCAACTCCAACTTTTCCTGGCGCTTGCGGTCCTCTGCTTCAGCGGCGGCTTCATCCCGGCGCACGCGGGCTATGTTGTCTTTGGTGCGCACATGCCAGCTACGAACAGCATTACACTTAATTTGTCAATAGTTACATTAATTAGCTCACCGTTTCTTTGGTAAAATATTCATTTGGAATATTGAATGCGATATTGTAAGAAACAACAGTTCGCTGTGAATAGCAGGCCCAGGGCTGGATATGTACTGAAATTCCAACTAAAT
This region of Drosophila miranda strain MSH22 chromosome 2, D.miranda_PacBio2.1, whole genome shotgun sequence genomic DNA includes:
- the LOC108154834 gene encoding leukocyte receptor cluster member 1 — protein: MNILPKKRWHVRTKDNIARVRRDEAAAEAEDRKRQEKLELAESEARINFLRRQSGLPEKATVPVRSEDAAAPTPGESSGVDLFADYKTHVKTTNKDLEKEQKEEQEKYEKQIGYLTYLGQDTNEALKTRSWYEVAPKRPRREDHTATEIHLKQKLSHDPLTLINALIPPEKKAPKRAPKRKAERTSSPSPTPNSLAERSPTHSAHKSKKGRKDKKGSKESKKHKNKKQKSHKSVKESKELALAAERHKREKLERLRKERLRREASERQRSEALFALPKAAVPAIAASTPAPTPKIVQKYNSQFNPDLAKQNMF
- the LOC108154833 gene encoding protein slender lobes isoform X2, giving the protein MEDIMEKKEGVRVTRARTRRLSALDTDSRPGTPLLDTASDRGTASPRPTRRTRLNSATEGPTPTRTTRASLVRGETPEPITPASVKRTARTPAKATRSVRKQLPVKEELEPEDEEQTRSKNSSFALAQSSPTDEKRVTRSMSQTPPAAYRSANNTPQPVLDEKLQSDPSLSVEEQPIGAKAVVDFENVSPTDNKNKHLSRGRSKLPARVENLSTPAVAAAEKDKDVSWVSETLTKSLESESTESVSEDMTQGTSGSPQKMEAQVESLADEMSKAETKQAAEEVKAKRRSTIDLLEEVDKDIETFEIPDEQQNSGWADKEQNAEVEIEADSKSITSDEVFESSASPDPEPENSTTLPMESPASPDPEPQNSSTSALKKLAMEDEPRDEMQPPDLEPRDEMQPPDLEPIENNNNSTFKDMAMEVDEDLEIPDKDKDLPHKSLDSSEVLEVMAEDEEEKPQWNRPSIGMKIIDNVQLPDLTPGIKTRLVASGSVDSKKSVAFDSDSEDADDEKVKFPKTPSRNKNPSSFLLEKSVMRAHKLLKTDTPLKTETPLKADTPLMKDNSLKTDTPSKIRTPLKMETPLKKDTPLKTDTPLMKDTPLKTVTRRKADTPSKTDTPLKKDTPLKTDTSLMKDTHLKMDTPLQSGTLRKMETPLKKYTPLKTETPLKVASIKARNSSTPLQSDDREASISLLKPAPARIDCLKPWAQVEAENREKDLKKAAKAKPQPTPPKKVSSGLRLNSDDEDEDDEEEFLCEFVENEAEEAPADYKSGDSMDCSEQREIEENEIVDEGESVGSQDTDGSYEDESISNDSFIVSDTSDVVELRYSSNELEAESLEEMSPKGKKHRARIIVMDSSDEEEQAENKQEEEKENGENQQRQEDEEEKHSERPTNQSNCSSNASKLSEAAQNLIGSQEHYSTSETELENSRKLFLNEINKSECLNKTASRLDMTIMDVDSESDNKDDPQTAATNKSIYEVLDSDEDVGEEQNDNDNDNDAENEDEDEDEEPSSSNKFSSIAHQKQKVNDEEALLAELASSDLTHLKTMFNPLQKSRRQSLYMPSPEMAAKEPKLQRRSERDFCPSQSFVEMMAERKVHQAKRKRLSKSFSGAAEELEVMEVRQEHKRAKNEHDESSGSMEEDMPPAESPDIPKEESPKKQEEQSEGLQQPKDQEMDEEMPSTEDPSKKEAEKTQTFEKWSKNTDHYLDVCASILQRANEAKLEQKKLQVAAGRKHNKPKPTVSEAVFKSVDSTDTDIREATKPLPLKKELKRLQAARNAVSHAVNLLAPQPVAIKEPRSLLRKLSPQPPMEAKKPAKGTKKQKKALLKTQLVSPVKSSDEENHNKSTVVNRIKTNAGYVTVTMDDAPEPLIELVKTRSGIMRVEPATPKQKYFREEPDSPPNRKFRVQRVPAGSHKKSKQQQQPPKEGGKVVTHNPAMLSALRFKEQVFARK
- the LOC108154833 gene encoding protein slender lobes isoform X1, which gives rise to MEFCRKQRRRPMEDIMEKKEGVRVTRARTRRLSALDTDSRPGTPLLDTASDRGTASPRPTRRTRLNSATEGPTPTRTTRASLVRGETPEPITPASVKRTARTPAKATRSVRKQLPVKEELEPEDEEQTRSKNSSFALAQSSPTDEKRVTRSMSQTPPAAYRSANNTPQPVLDEKLQSDPSLSVEEQPIGAKAVVDFENVSPTDNKNKHLSRGRSKLPARVENLSTPAVAAAEKDKDVSWVSETLTKSLESESTESVSEDMTQGTSGSPQKMEAQVESLADEMSKAETKQAAEEVKAKRRSTIDLLEEVDKDIETFEIPDEQQNSGWADKEQNAEVEIEADSKSITSDEVFESSASPDPEPENSTTLPMESPASPDPEPQNSSTSALKKLAMEDEPRDEMQPPDLEPRDEMQPPDLEPIENNNNSTFKDMAMEVDEDLEIPDKDKDLPHKSLDSSEVLEVMAEDEEEKPQWNRPSIGMKIIDNVQLPDLTPGIKTRLVASGSVDSKKSVAFDSDSEDADDEKVKFPKTPSRNKNPSSFLLEKSVMRAHKLLKTDTPLKTETPLKADTPLMKDNSLKTDTPSKIRTPLKMETPLKKDTPLKTDTPLMKDTPLKTVTRRKADTPSKTDTPLKKDTPLKTDTSLMKDTHLKMDTPLQSGTLRKMETPLKKYTPLKTETPLKVASIKARNSSTPLQSDDREASISLLKPAPARIDCLKPWAQVEAENREKDLKKAAKAKPQPTPPKKVSSGLRLNSDDEDEDDEEEFLCEFVENEAEEAPADYKSGDSMDCSEQREIEENEIVDEGESVGSQDTDGSYEDESISNDSFIVSDTSDVVELRYSSNELEAESLEEMSPKGKKHRARIIVMDSSDEEEQAENKQEEEKENGENQQRQEDEEEKHSERPTNQSNCSSNASKLSEAAQNLIGSQEHYSTSETELENSRKLFLNEINKSECLNKTASRLDMTIMDVDSESDNKDDPQTAATNKSIYEVLDSDEDVGEEQNDNDNDNDAENEDEDEDEEPSSSNKFSSIAHQKQKVNDEEALLAELASSDLTHLKTMFNPLQKSRRQSLYMPSPEMAAKEPKLQRRSERDFCPSQSFVEMMAERKVHQAKRKRLSKSFSGAAEELEVMEVRQEHKRAKNEHDESSGSMEEDMPPAESPDIPKEESPKKQEEQSEGLQQPKDQEMDEEMPSTEDPSKKEAEKTQTFEKWSKNTDHYLDVCASILQRANEAKLEQKKLQVAAGRKHNKPKPTVSEAVFKSVDSTDTDIREATKPLPLKKELKRLQAARNAVSHAVNLLAPQPVAIKEPRSLLRKLSPQPPMEAKKPAKGTKKQKKALLKTQLVSPVKSSDEENHNKSTVVNRIKTNAGYVTVTMDDAPEPLIELVKTRSGIMRVEPATPKQKYFREEPDSPPNRKFRVQRVPAGSHKKSKQQQQPPKEGGKVVTHNPAMLSALRFKEQVFARK